Below is a window of Candidatus Eisenbacteria bacterium DNA.
GCAGAAACGTGACGATCGACCAGGTCTTGAGCGGATCGCTGACTAGCGTGTAGACGTTGTAGAGCATCTCGTAGCGCAGCCGCCACGCGACATCGCGGTGGAACAGCAGGCGCACGATGTTTCCGAACTGATGGTAGAGCCCCGGGTACCACCCCCACAGCCGCTGGCGCAGCCAGTCACCGAGACGGCTCGGGGCCACCGTCCACACCGGCTCGTTCGCGAACACGATGCGCTTGCCGTTCAGCAGATGAATGAGCGTGCGCTGCAGATCCTCGCCCTGGAACACGCCACTGTGCGCGTGGTGCAGTCGATCGAGGTCTCGAGTGCGAAACAGTCCGATCGCGCCCGAGATGCAGCTCACCGATTGCGAAGTGTCGTGGAAGCGCTTCCCGATCTCCATGCTCTTGCCGTACTCGTAGCGCTGAAGGTGTCCGAGGAACCGGTTGCCGCGCGCGCCGTTGCGTTCGCGTCGGTCCGGGAGCACGTGAAACGCGACCGCATCGAAGTCGTCGTCGGTGATGAGCGAGGTCGGAAGCCGCGCGCCGCCGAGCCGCGTGTCGTCGTCGAGCAGCAGCGTGAGCGGGGTCGCGACGCGATGGACCGCGAAGTTGATCGCTCCCGCCTTGCCCTTCGAGTGCTCGAAGCGAAACACCTGAGCGCCCAGCGATCGCGCGACCGCTGCGGTGTCGTCTCGGCTGCCGTCGTCGACCACCAGGATCTGCGCGGCCGGCAGGAAGCGCTTCAGGTCCTCGATGGTGCCCGCGATCACGGCGGCGCCGTCGCGGGATGGGATGACCGCGCTGACCTGGGTGGGATCGGCGCTGAAGGCGCGCGGCGCGTTGCGGCCCAGCAGCTCGATCACGAGCTTCACGAAGTCGACGATCGCGCAGAACACCACCGCGAACACCAGCACGTGCTGCGGCCCGGGAGGCGTCCAGGCACCGACGCCGGTGGCGAAGCGCCACAGCTCGGAGGGCCACAGTGCGTTCACGGTCGACGGCTCGCGTCGCGCTTGACCGGCCCGGAGGCCGTCCCTAGGCTGCGCGTTTTGCGATCGCCCACGAGGAGGACTCGGTGACCCGTCAATCGCGCCTCGATGAACTGCAGCGGCGGCGAGAGCAATCGCTCGCTGGTGGCGGCCCCGAACGCGTCGCCAAGATCCACGCCCGCGGCCGGCTCACGGCCCGCGAGCGCCTGGAGCTGCTGTACGACTCGGGATCGTTCGTCGAGATCGGCGCGTTCGTCACCCATCGCTCGAACGACTTCGGCATGGAGCGCAATCGCATCACCGGTGACGGCGTGGTGGCGGGCTGGGGAGCCGTGGACGGGCGACTGGTCTACGCCTTCGCGCAGGACTTCACGGTGTTCGGCGGCACCATGAGCGAAGCGAACGCCAAGAAGATCTGCGCGATCATGGATCTGGCGCTCGACAACGGCGCACCGATCGTGGGGCTCAACGACTCGGGCGGGGCTCGCATTCAGGAAGGCGTGGTCTCGCTCGGCGCCTACGCCGAAGTGTTCCTGCGCAACACGCTCGCTTCCGGAGTAGTGCCGCAGATCTCGGCAGTCATGGGGCCCTGCGCGGGGGGTGCGGTCTACTCTCCCGCGATCACCGACTTCACGATCATGGTCGAGGGCACGAGCCATATGTTCGTGACCGGCCCCGAGGTCATCAAGGCCGTCACCTCCGAGGAGGTGAGCTTCGAGGAGCTGGGCGGCGCCATGACGCACAATACGAAGAGCGGCGTCGCGCACTTCGCGGCGCGCGACGACGCCGACGCGATCCGGCACGTGAAGCGCCTGCTGTCGTTCCTGCCCGGCAACAACACCGAGGACGCGCCGCGCCGAGCCTGCACCGACCCGATCGACCGGCGAGAGGCCGCTCTGGCCACGCTGATCCCCGAGTCCTCCGACAAGCCCTACGACATGAAGGACGTGATCCGGGCGGTGGTGGACGACGGCGACTTCTTCGAGGTGCATGAGCATTTCGCAGGGAATATCGTCGTCGGCTTCGCCCGGCTGAACGGTAGACCGGTCGGTGTGGTCGGAAATCAGCCGAAAGTACTGGCCGGGGTGCTGGACATCGACTCGTCGGTCAAGGCGGCCCGGTTCGTGCGGTTCTGTGACGCTTTCAACGTTCCGCTCGTGACCTTCGAGGACGTTCCGGGGTTCCTGCCCGGCACCCGGCAGGAATGGGGCGGAATCATCCGCCACGGCGCCAAGCTGCTCTACGCCTACTGCGAGGCCACGGTGCCCAAGCTCACCGTGGTGACTCGAAAGGCCTATGGCGGCGCCTACGACGTCATGTCGAGCAAGCACATCCGCGGCGACTACAACGTGGCGTGGCCCAGCGCGGAGATGGCCGTGATGGGGGCCGAAGGGGCGGTCAACATCCTGCATCGCGAGGAGCTCTCGAAGGCCGCCGACCCGGTGGCCGAGCGCAAGAAACTGGTCGACAGCTACAACGAGAAGTTCGCGAGTCCTTGGGTGGCCGCAGAGCTGGGGTACCTGGACGACGTGATCGAGCCCCAGGACACGCGGCCGCGCCTGATCGCCGCACTCGAGATGCTGCGCAACAAGCGGCAGTCGATGCCGACCAAGAAGCACGGCAACCCGCCGCTCTAGGCGACTTACTGCGGGCTCAACTCCGCGGTTCGATGTGCCGACAACCCGGCCGCAGACTTCTCCCTCGCGGAGCGGGCACGATCACCGTCCGCCCCCGCCCCTCACCTCTCGCAAGGGGGCTGAAGTGATTCGCGTGCTGGTCGTGGATGACGAGGAAAACAACCTCGACCTTGTCGAGCGGCTGTTCCACGGCCGCTTCCAGGTGCGGCGGGCTTCGAGCGGCCTCGAAGGCCTGGCGCTGGTCAGTCGCGAGCCGTTCGACATCGCGCTGATCGACTTCATGATGCCGGGCACGAACGGCATCGAGTTCCTGGTCGAGGCGCGCCGTCGCGCTCCCGA
It encodes the following:
- a CDS encoding glycosyltransferase family 2 protein, which produces MNALWPSELWRFATGVGAWTPPGPQHVLVFAVVFCAIVDFVKLVIELLGRNAPRAFSADPTQVSAVIPSRDGAAVIAGTIEDLKRFLPAAQILVVDDGSRDDTAAVARSLGAQVFRFEHSKGKAGAINFAVHRVATPLTLLLDDDTRLGGARLPTSLITDDDFDAVAFHVLPDRRERNGARGNRFLGHLQRYEYGKSMEIGKRFHDTSQSVSCISGAIGLFRTRDLDRLHHAHSGVFQGEDLQRTLIHLLNGKRIVFANEPVWTVAPSRLGDWLRQRLWGWYPGLYHQFGNIVRLLFHRDVAWRLRYEMLYNVYTLVSDPLKTWSIVTFLLVPALRSWALVIYLVYLAFELYPWWVVRLPGTGRRAPLLTLFVFPIYGALNVALRTFAILTWLWMRFVSGVMKPRRGPKDRIA
- a CDS encoding acyl-CoA carboxylase subunit beta encodes the protein MTRQSRLDELQRRREQSLAGGGPERVAKIHARGRLTARERLELLYDSGSFVEIGAFVTHRSNDFGMERNRITGDGVVAGWGAVDGRLVYAFAQDFTVFGGTMSEANAKKICAIMDLALDNGAPIVGLNDSGGARIQEGVVSLGAYAEVFLRNTLASGVVPQISAVMGPCAGGAVYSPAITDFTIMVEGTSHMFVTGPEVIKAVTSEEVSFEELGGAMTHNTKSGVAHFAARDDADAIRHVKRLLSFLPGNNTEDAPRRACTDPIDRREAALATLIPESSDKPYDMKDVIRAVVDDGDFFEVHEHFAGNIVVGFARLNGRPVGVVGNQPKVLAGVLDIDSSVKAARFVRFCDAFNVPLVTFEDVPGFLPGTRQEWGGIIRHGAKLLYAYCEATVPKLTVVTRKAYGGAYDVMSSKHIRGDYNVAWPSAEMAVMGAEGAVNILHREELSKAADPVAERKKLVDSYNEKFASPWVAAELGYLDDVIEPQDTRPRLIAALEMLRNKRQSMPTKKHGNPPL
- a CDS encoding response regulator, with product MIRVLVVDDEENNLDLVERLFHGRFQVRRASSGLEGLALVSREPFDIALIDFMMPGTNGIEFLVEARRRAPELPAIMVTGYGDMPELLSAHQSELCAAIVWKPWTVEELGELVEKHALREPRTGTGG